A single Kryptolebias marmoratus isolate JLee-2015 linkage group LG16, ASM164957v2, whole genome shotgun sequence DNA region contains:
- the mrpl17 gene encoding 39S ribosomal protein L17, mitochondrial has protein sequence MRLTLQLLISHGRVARRMGLGPESRINMLRNILTGLVRHERIETTRARADEVQFYAEKLIDYAKKGDTDEKAMKMASFWLTEKDLVPKLFKVLAPRFEKHSKSYTRMVRIPNRENLDRAKMAVLEYKGNPFPPLYPAKKENQLTLINQLLQGYREERARELAANAK, from the exons ATGCGCCTCACGCTGCAGCTGCTAATCTCTCACGGCCGGGTGGCCCGCAGGATGGGTCTGGGCCCGGAGTCCCGAATCAACATGCTGCGGAACATTCTGACCGGACTGGTCCGACACGAGAGGATAGAAACCACGAGGGCCCGAGCCGACGAAGTCCAGTTTTACGCCGAGAAG TTGATCGACTATGCCAAAAAGGGGGATACTGATGAGAAGGCGATGAAAATGGCCAGTTTTTGGCTCACG GAAAAAGACCTGGTGCCGAAGCTCTTCAAAGTCCTCGCTCCACGGTTcgaaaaacactcaaaaagcTACACGCGGATGGTGCGCATTCCTAACAGAGAGAACCTGGACAGAGCCAAGATGGCCGTGCTGGAGTATAAGGGCAACCCGTTTCCACCCCTTTATCCCGCGAAAAAGGAAAACCAACTGACTCTCATTAACCAGCTGCTCCAAGGCTACAGAGAAGAGAGGGCTCGAGAGTTAGCCGCAAATGCTAAATAA